One stretch of Euphorbia lathyris chromosome 7, ddEupLath1.1, whole genome shotgun sequence DNA includes these proteins:
- the LOC136201152 gene encoding F-box/kelch-repeat protein At3g23880-like yields MSSLAGMDGGRDTKKAAMMELLEEILIEILLRLPVKCLLKFKTVCKSWRSIINSPKFIKEHLNHAHATHYNQHKNFLGLLIPSWNASSRCVMYKEISDGIVHAKQFDFPYQLHASHHEGIPIRVCNFCDGLICFNMFGRGILLWNPSFPLEYKIIRNSQLDIGFTLMGYDSSTDDYKIVSIPSYSSNERFPQRCFFVEVFSLKSSSWRKREISKNFFTYNICQLTGIYTRNHLHWTATRNSDEDDVTELIVYFDLVEERLDHVNLPTSYNDWTLLIYKECLGIVGANSEGQGELWVLQDYCGMKSSWNKIFKIAPSGIGVQYHSCFTRTGEILVHNGDLGLRFYDIKDGSFKKVVIQGDNITDENAFYASPYVESLVSPRLCQ; encoded by the coding sequence ATGTCTTCACTTGCTGGGATGGACGGAGGAAGAGATACAAAAAAAGCAGCCATGATGGAATTGCTAGAGGAGATTTTGATAGAAATTCTGCTAAGATTGCCAGTGAAGTGTCTTTTGAAATTTAAGACAGTTTGTAAATCGTGGCGTTCAATTATAAACAGCCCCAAGTTCATAAAAGAACATTTGAATCATGCTCATGCTACCCATTACAATCAGCACAAAAATTTCCTTGGCCTTCTTATTCCTTCTTGGAATGCTTCCAGTCGTTGTGTTATGTATAAAGAAATTTCTGATGGCATTGTACATGCTAAACAATTTGATTTTCCATACCAGCTTCATGCTAGTCACCACGAAGGGATTCCTATTCGTGTTTGTAACTTTTGTGATGGATTGATATGCTTCAATATGTTTGGACGTGGTATCCTCCTTTGGAATCCATCTTTCCCATTGGAGTATAAGATAATAAGAAATTCGCAATTAGACATTGGTTTTACTTTAATGGGTTATGATTCAAGTACTGATGATTACAAGATTGTAAGTATACCTTCCTATTCTAGTAATGAGAGATTCCCTCAGAGATGCTTTTTTGTTGAAGTCTTTTCTCTAAAAAGCAGCTCATGGAGGAAGAGGGAAATATCAAAGAACTTCTTCACTTACAATATTTGTCAACTGACTGGAATTTATACAAGAAATCATCTCCATTGGACTGCAACAAGGAATTCTGATGAAGATGATGTAACAGAATTGATTGTATATTTTGATTTGGTGGAAGAAAGGTTGGATCATGTGAATTTGCCAACAAGTTATAATgattggactttgttgatttaCAAGGAGTGTCTTGGAATTGTAGGTGCCAACTCTGAAGGACAGGGAGAGTTATGGGTCCTGCAAGACTATTGTGGGATGAAAAGTTCATGGaacaaaatttttaaaattgcCCCTTCGGGAATTGGTGTGCAATACCATTCCTGCTTTACAAGGACTGGAGAAATTCTGGTGCACAATGGGGACCTTGGACTCAGATTTTATGACATAAAAGATGGCAGCTTCAAGAAAGTTGTGATTCAAGGTGATAATATTACCGATGAAAATGCTTTTTATGCATCTCCTTATGTTGAGAGTTTAGTTTCGCCAAGATTGTGCCAGTAA
- the LOC136200649 gene encoding cytochrome P450 726A27-like translates to MEELLSFFFPTLFTFLLFLLFLIWNKKKKISQTSNQPPQPPKLPLIGNLHQIICLLPHRRLAKLAKIYGPFMQLQLGQVSTVVVSSPQVAKQLFKDNDIKVSNRCRVSVTDILFYNRQDIAFAPYGEYWRQMRKICISELFSAKRVQSFRSIREQEISNLITSINSKVGSPIDMSEMLFSLTNSIVARTVIGCKIENQEAVVQMISRIAKAIAGFTVLDMFPSLEFIHVITGMKSDLLKLHKETDKLLEDIIKEHREELKGGQSKGNNLLNVLLELQADPESLLTTDGIKAITLILLVAGTDTSATVLEWSMSELMKNPIVMKKAQQEVRKVRAQNGKLDESLIDELKYMKAIIKETMRLHPPVSLIPRLCGEECIIDGYTLNAKTEVLVNVWAIGRDPDHWIESEKFNPQRFVGSEVDYKGFNFEFLPFGAGRRICPGIQLGVANMELPLAKLLCHFDWELPNQMKLENLDMSETFALAIKRKNKLFTIPVAPQYLMLVD, encoded by the exons ATGGAAGAGTTACTCTCATTTTTCTTCCCAACCCTTTTCACCTTCCTCCTATTTCTACTTTTCCTTATAtggaacaagaagaagaagatatccCAAACTTCAAATCAACCTCCACAGCCACCCAAATTACCTCTCATCGGAAACCTCCACCAAATTATCTGTCTACTACCCCATCGCCGACTAGCAAAACTTGCCAAAATTTATGGACCTTTTATGCAGCTTCAACTTGGCCAAGTTTCTACTGTGGTTGTTTCTTCTCCACAAGTTGCCAAACAACTCTTCAAAGATAATGATATCAAGGTTAGCAATAGATGTCGTGTCTCCGTAACCGATATCCTTTTTTACAATCGCCAAGACATTGCATTTGCTCCATATGGTGAATATTGGAGACAAATGAGAAAAATTTGTATCTCAGAGTTGTTTAGTGCAAAAAGAGTGCAATCTTTTAGATCAATCAGGGAACAAGAAATATCAAATTTGATTACATCCATTAATTCAAAAGTGGGATCGCCAATCGACATGAGCGAGATGCTTTTTTCTTTGACGAATTCCATTGTAGCAAGGACAGTCATTGGCTGTAAAATCGAAAACCAAGAAGCAGTTGTACAAATGATCAGTCGAATTGCGAAGGCAATAGCAGGTTTCACTGTTCTTGATATGTTTCCTTCTCTTGAATTCATTCATGTAATCACTGGGATGAAATCCGATCTTTTGAAATTGCATAAAGAAACTGATAAATTGTTGGAAGACATCATTAAAGAACACAGAGAAGAGTTAAAAGGAGGCCAAAGTAAAGGCAACAATCTTCTTAATGTTCTTTTGGAACTCCAAGCAGATCCTGAATCTCTTTTAACTACAGACGGCATCAAAGCAATCACTCTg ATATTGCTGGTTGCTGGGACTGATACATCAGCAACAGTTCTAGAGTGGTCCATGTCAGAATTGATGAAAAATCCAATAGTAATGAAAAAGGCGCAACAAGAAGTAAGGAAGGTACGCGCTCAAAATGGAaagcttgatgaatctcttattGATGAGTTAAAATACATGAAAGCAATAATTAAAGAGACTATGAGATTACATCCACCGGTATCACTAATTCCAAGGTTATGTGGAGAAGAATGTATAATTGATGGGTATACTTTAAATGCTAAAACTGAAGTCCTCGTGAATGTATGGGCAATTGGAAGGGACCCTGATCATTGGATAGAATCTGAAAAGTTCAATCCACAGAGATTTGTTGGTAGTGAAGTTGATTATAAGGGTTTTAATTTCGAATTTCTTCCATTTGGTGCTGGAAGGAGGATATGCCCGGGCATTCAATTGGGTGTTGCAAACATGGAGCTTCCTTTAGCAAAACTATTATGTCATTTTGATTGGGAACTTCCGAATCAAATGAAACTAGAGAATCTTGACATGTCCGAGACTTTTGCACTTGctatcaaaagaaaaaataagctCTTCACAATTCCTGTTGCACCTCAATATCTCATGCTTGTGGATTGA
- the LOC136200621 gene encoding UDP-glycosyltransferase 90A1-like — MSKGHTIPLLHLAHLLLRRRIFVTVFTTPANHPFIANFLSETNADILDLHFPENVSGIPACIESTDKLPSISLFHQFALATALMQPDFEKELEKLPAVNFLVSDSFLWWTAESAAKFGIPRLVFSGMSNYATCLSKCVVENRLLLGLESDDDLITLPDFPWIKITRNDFESQFRDLEQQKETPFSDFMFNIFMSYSISYGFISNSFYELEPLFADHLNQLQPTKTFCTGPFCLAIKTPNFAENQKPSWIKWLDEKLIQGKPVLYVAFGSQAEISDDQLKEIAIGLEESMVNFLWVTRKISDLEESVKGRGIIVKEWVDQMEILMHKSVEGFLSHCGWNSTIESICAGVPILAWPMMAEQPLNARMVVEEIKVGLRVETCNNGFVKSEGLKKMVKQLMEEEIGKEVKDNVKKYSEMAIKAIEEGTGSSSKTLDSLILEICGGKNGAIN; from the coding sequence ATGTCCAAAGGCCACACTATTCCACTCCTCCATCTAGCTCACCTCCTCCTCCGCCGTCGAATCTTCGTCACAGTCTTCACTACTCCGGCCAACCATCCTTTTATTGCTAACTTTCTATCGGAAACTAATGCCGATATCCTTGACCTTCACTTCCCTGAAAATGTATCAGGAATTCCAGCCTGCATTGAGAGCACGGACAAGCTCCCTTCCATCTCATTGTTTCATCAGTTCGCTCTTGCTACCGCATTAATGCAACCGGACTTCGAAAAGGAACTTGAAAAGCTCCCTGCTGTCAATTTTCTGGTCTCCGACAGCTTTCTGTGGTGGACTGCTGAATCCGCTGCAAAATTTGGGATACCAAGATTGGTATTTTCCGGTATGTCTAATTACGCCACTTGTTTGTCGAAATGCGTAGTAGAGAATAGGCTTTTGTTAGGgcttgaatcagatgatgatTTAATCACTTTGCCTGATTTTCCATGGATCAAGATTACCAGAAATGATTTTGAATCCCAATTTAGAGACCTTGAACAACAAAAAGAGACTCCCTTTTCTGATTTCATGTTCAATATTTTCATGTCATATTCTATTAGTTATGGTTTTATATCAAACAGCTTCTATGAACTCGAACCCCTTTTTGCTGACCATTTGAACCAACTGCAACCAACGAAGACCTTCTGTACTGGACCCTTCTGCCTAGCTATTAAGACACCAAACTTCGCAGAAAATCAGAAACCTAGTTGGATTAAGTGGCTAGATGAGAAGCTAATTCAAGGTAAGCCAGTCCTATACGTTGCATTTGGATCTCAGGCAGAGATCTCAGATGATCAGCTCAAGGAAATAGCAATCGGATTGGAGGAATCCATGGTAAATTTCTTGTGGGTGACAAGGAAAATTAGTGATTTAGAAGAATCAGTGAAGGGAAGAGGGATTATAGTGAAAGAATGGGTGGATCAAATGGAGATATTAATGCATAAAAGTGTGGAAGGGTTCTTAAGCCATTGTGGATGGAATTCAACAATTGAAAGCATATGTGCAGGAGTTCCAATTCTAGCTTGGCCTATGATGGCTGAGCAGCCATTGAATGCAAGAATGGTAGTGGAGGAGATTAAAGTTGGGTTGAGAGTAGAAACATGTAATAATGGGTTTGTGAAGAGTGAAGGTTTGAAGAAAATGGTGAAgcaattaatggaagaagagaTAGGGAAGGAAGTAAAAGATAATGTTAAAAAGTATTCAGAGATGGCCATCAAAGCTATTGAGGAAGGGACTGGCTCATCTTCCAAAACTTTGGATAGCCTTATTCTGGAGATTTGCGGTGGAAAAAATGGAGCCATTAATTAA